The following nucleotide sequence is from bacterium BMS3Abin08.
CAATATGGTCTGCCTGTTCAATGACGTTCAGTCCTCCCTCGGTGGTGAGTTCCTCCCTCTTTTCAGGTACAATCGTGACGAGGTCCGGCTTTACCTCGATGGCGATATCCACCATCTCACCGGTTGCTGCCATTTCAAGATTCAGCTCAAGAGGCACCACCTCACGAAGGATTTTCAGGTCCCTGTCCTGAATGTGTCTTCTGTCCTCCCTGAGATGGACGGTGATACCGTCCGCCCCTCCGAGTATTGCAAGGGTGGCAGCCGTCACCGGGTCAGGCTCAAATGTAAGACGTGCCTGCCGGACCGTGGCTACATGATCAACATTTACTCCAAGAATCATCTGCGCCTCCTGAATATTTATGGGGCACTCATAACTTCGCGCGCCCTCTTTCTGCCGGCATTGAATGCCCTTCTGATCTTTGCAGGGTCAAACTCAATGCTTCCGAGGTATTCCTTTTCCGGTTCGAACTTCGTGATATTTACGAAGCGCTGCGATTTTTTCACAAAGGGAAAATCAACTTTACCGAAGATCTCCTCTATAACCGGTGAACTCAGGTATTCCGACAGTTTTATCTTAAGCTCTTCTATCTTCTCTATATACTCATTCACCTCAAGTGCATGAAGGATATCCTCCTTATAGACTTCGGCAGTGAGTATTTCCACAGACCTCTTCAGTATCTCAAGAATATTATCCGTCTCCGAGGTCTGGACCTTCCTGATCTTGATTGGAGAGGCCAGGACAAGATAAACCTCGTCAGCGGAGTCCCCGCGGGGGAGTTTCCTCAGAGCGGAAAAGGCATCCTGAAGGGGTGTAACATTCCTTACCCCGCCATCCACATAGAGACCGCCCCGGTGCCTGACAGGGCTGAAGATTACGGGAATAGCGGTGCTTGCAAGAATGAATTGCTTCAGGGAGGTCCTGTCCTGGTCAACAGAGATATACTCACCGGTGTTCAGAGAAACAACCCCAACCCTGAACTCGACCCCGGAGTCCCGGATTTCGGAAGAACTCAGGTACTGCTGGATCTTTTCCCTTAAGGGGGTGTTGTCGTAAAGGGA
It contains:
- the rssA gene encoding NTE family protein RssA; the encoded protein is MGNRALVLSGGGAKGSFELGVVDYLVNDLRMEFDVICGVSTGALNASFLSQGRGYNGLREKLEELKEIWFSISSNEDIYYDVFDWDFIRLVSLYDNTPLREKIQQYLSSSEIRDSGVEFRVGVVSLNTGEYISVDQDRTSLKQFILASTAIPVIFSPVRHRGGLYVDGGVRNVTPLQDAFSALRKLPRGDSADEVYLVLASPIKIRKVQTSETDNILEILKRSVEILTAEVYKEDILHALEVNEYIEKIEELKIKLSEYLSSPVIEEIFGKVDFPFVKKSQRFVNITKFEPEKEYLGSIEFDPAKIRRAFNAGRKRAREVMSAP